One Legionella hackeliae DNA segment encodes these proteins:
- the apbC gene encoding iron-sulfur cluster carrier protein ApbC, with protein sequence MKFENTITELLNTVKDKSLNLTPQQMGLKPVITADGNCIDITLHAGFPTLPLEESLLPPLRERLQQALPDYQITITFNFFIKAHRTQLPGKGLKGAKNLIAIASGKGGVGKSTVAINLAIALARSGAKVGILDADIYGPSIPLMLGNTKSVEVSDDHYLPITAHGVQAMSIGYLTNSQEALIWRGPMLAKSLIQMLDITRWDELDYLLIDLPPGTGDIQLSLVQKIPLAGAVVVTTPQNVATLDAQKAIKMFARTNIDVLGLVENMSLHVCSQCGHQEAIFGHGGGEILSQTFTIPLLGQLPLDKRIQMQCDEGNPTATRNDELAKIFMNTALQTAIALAKKPLNYADRFGEIVVE encoded by the coding sequence ATGAAATTTGAAAATACTATTACTGAATTGCTGAATACTGTCAAAGATAAGTCACTTAATCTCACCCCACAGCAAATGGGCTTAAAACCTGTCATTACCGCAGACGGTAACTGCATCGACATCACACTCCATGCGGGCTTCCCTACCCTACCTTTAGAAGAGAGTTTACTGCCTCCTCTTCGAGAACGCTTGCAACAAGCCTTACCTGATTACCAAATTACAATTACCTTTAATTTTTTTATTAAAGCACATCGCACCCAACTCCCTGGAAAAGGGTTAAAAGGCGCAAAAAATTTAATTGCCATCGCCTCAGGTAAGGGAGGGGTGGGGAAATCAACGGTAGCCATTAACTTAGCCATTGCTTTGGCACGATCAGGCGCCAAAGTGGGTATTCTAGATGCTGATATTTATGGCCCAAGTATTCCATTGATGCTAGGCAATACGAAATCAGTAGAAGTCAGTGATGATCACTACTTACCTATTACCGCTCATGGGGTTCAAGCCATGTCAATTGGCTATCTCACGAATAGTCAGGAAGCTTTAATTTGGCGAGGTCCTATGCTTGCAAAATCACTGATCCAGATGCTTGATATCACACGATGGGATGAGTTGGATTATCTACTGATTGATTTACCTCCGGGTACAGGGGATATCCAATTAAGTCTTGTGCAAAAAATTCCATTGGCCGGAGCAGTCGTCGTAACAACGCCCCAGAACGTAGCAACCCTGGATGCTCAGAAAGCCATTAAGATGTTTGCCCGCACCAATATTGATGTTCTTGGATTAGTCGAAAATATGTCTCTTCATGTTTGCAGCCAGTGCGGCCACCAGGAAGCCATTTTTGGCCATGGCGGGGGAGAAATATTAAGCCAGACGTTTACAATCCCCCTATTAGGCCAACTTCCTTTAGACAAACGTATTCAAATGCAGTGTGATGAAGGCAATCCAACAGCAACACGCAATGATGAATTAGCGAAAATATTTATGAATACCGCATTACAAACAGCAATAGCCTTAGCCAAAAAGCCTCTAAATTACGCAGATCGATTTGGAGAGATTGTTGTTGAGTAA
- a CDS encoding spermidine synthase, which produces MQFLFSVGLFLSASLLFVIQPMVAKVLLPVYGGTPAVWTICMLFFQSLLLAAYGYAWVLSKLKTVWEWRLLHTIVLLVSLLSLPFLFIVSAEKGIPEFVILRHLIYQLGLPLLVIAASAPLLQFAYSQTQDKKANDPYFLYVASNGGSFLALLAYPWLVERYWGLKEQFHYWMIGYCIYLIILCVILFGVSYKSTLKQEVKNKPQFSLLQLQWIGYSFIPCSILLGVTFYISTDIAATPIFWILPLALYLLSFIITFAKHPVISFSWVERNCLFFFIFPMISFIVGNALSAGQMILFHLINFFIMALLCHGRLIQTRPPANQLTSFYFCLALGGVLAGFFNSLIAPRIFNDSYEYPFILALAILCIPANKKGMSLIPGIIFLILLINYFLPNISWLATLKNYHVAEFLSLCLIVCCAGNKFSLFVSVSILFVFLFSPGLKPNTILAQQRNFYGIKTVSAIPGSHVLISQNTLHGFQLTNPNKNDIGALGYYGPPAQVVKLLRQQKKPLNAIILGLGTGMMACQYERDETLQMVDIDRQVINIAKNPQLFTYLKDCSPNITLEEGDGRLVLQNAPDKRVDVLVIDAFTSDSIPIHLLTLEAFQLYLKKITSDGVIMVHISNRHLRLLPVLTAVGRQLDLIVLHKFQSENTKEGQLASEWGLLTSNQAFAVSLMRSANWQFVAENDARLWTDDYSNLIPLLKW; this is translated from the coding sequence AAGGTTTTGCTCCCTGTTTACGGTGGAACGCCGGCAGTCTGGACAATATGCATGCTATTTTTTCAGTCTCTGCTATTAGCGGCCTATGGTTATGCCTGGGTTCTTAGCAAGCTAAAGACAGTCTGGGAGTGGCGTTTATTGCATACTATTGTTCTCTTGGTGAGTCTGTTGAGTTTACCCTTTTTGTTTATTGTTTCTGCAGAGAAAGGGATTCCTGAATTTGTTATTTTACGTCATTTAATTTATCAGTTGGGTCTACCTTTACTCGTCATTGCTGCATCAGCCCCTCTTTTACAATTTGCTTATAGTCAAACACAAGACAAGAAAGCCAATGATCCTTATTTTTTATATGTAGCAAGCAATGGAGGCAGTTTTTTAGCGTTGTTAGCTTACCCTTGGCTGGTTGAGCGTTATTGGGGTTTGAAGGAGCAGTTTCATTATTGGATGATCGGTTATTGTATTTACCTTATTATTTTATGCGTCATTTTGTTTGGAGTATCTTATAAATCGACATTGAAGCAAGAGGTGAAAAATAAGCCTCAATTTTCCCTACTACAACTCCAATGGATTGGTTATAGCTTTATTCCGTGCAGCATACTGCTTGGGGTAACATTTTATATTTCGACAGATATTGCGGCAACGCCAATATTTTGGATTCTTCCTTTAGCGCTTTATTTACTCTCGTTCATAATCACGTTTGCCAAGCATCCTGTTATTTCTTTTTCCTGGGTAGAGCGTAATTGTCTATTTTTTTTCATTTTTCCAATGATCAGTTTTATTGTGGGTAACGCACTCTCAGCAGGGCAAATGATTCTATTTCATCTGATTAATTTTTTTATAATGGCCCTGCTATGCCATGGTCGATTAATTCAAACTCGTCCACCGGCAAATCAATTAACCAGTTTTTATTTTTGCCTGGCGTTAGGGGGCGTGTTGGCAGGATTTTTTAATAGTTTAATAGCCCCAAGAATTTTTAACGACTCTTACGAATATCCTTTTATTTTAGCCTTGGCCATATTGTGTATTCCAGCGAATAAAAAAGGCATGAGTCTAATACCGGGTATTATTTTTTTGATATTGTTAATTAATTATTTCTTACCCAATATTTCCTGGTTAGCCACATTGAAGAATTATCATGTCGCTGAGTTTTTGTCATTGTGCTTAATTGTGTGTTGTGCAGGCAATAAATTCAGCCTGTTTGTCAGTGTCAGTATTTTATTTGTTTTCCTATTTTCCCCCGGGTTAAAACCTAACACCATTCTTGCCCAGCAGAGAAATTTTTACGGAATTAAAACAGTATCTGCGATACCTGGATCACATGTCTTAATCAGCCAAAATACATTACACGGTTTTCAATTAACTAATCCTAATAAAAACGACATCGGCGCTTTGGGCTATTATGGGCCGCCTGCACAGGTCGTAAAGCTGCTACGACAGCAGAAAAAGCCACTAAATGCCATTATTTTGGGATTGGGAACGGGAATGATGGCATGCCAGTATGAGCGGGATGAAACATTACAAATGGTGGATATAGATAGACAAGTTATAAACATTGCTAAAAATCCACAATTATTTACTTACCTGAAGGATTGTTCGCCAAACATTACCCTTGAGGAAGGGGATGGGCGCCTGGTACTCCAGAATGCTCCTGATAAGCGTGTAGACGTATTAGTTATTGACGCATTCACCTCGGATTCAATACCGATTCATTTGTTAACGCTGGAAGCATTTCAATTGTATTTAAAGAAAATTACATCTGATGGAGTAATTATGGTGCATATTAGTAATCGTCATTTGCGGTTGTTGCCTGTACTTACTGCTGTAGGACGTCAGCTTGATTTAATTGTTTTACATAAATTTCAATCTGAGAATACAAAGGAAGGCCAGCTTGCATCTGAATGGGGGTTGCTCACCAGCAATCAAGCCTTCGCTGTTTCTCTGATGCGCTCTGCAAATTGGCAGTTTGTCGCAGAAAATGACGCTCGTTTATGGACAGATGATTATTCCAATCTAATACCATTGTTAAAGTGGTAA
- the parE gene encoding DNA topoisomerase IV subunit B: MSENYTADAIEVLSGLEPVQRRPGMYTDTTRPNHLAQEVIDNSVDEVIAGFASQIIVILHEDGSVEVEDNGRGMPVDLHPQLGLSGVEVIMTRLHAGGKFSDKNYSFSGGLHGVGVSVVNALSERVDVTIKRNGIMYSMVFANGDKIQELNEIGVTKKRDTGTIIRFWPNAKYFDTTKISVKHLGHVLRAKAVLCPGLSMTFINKATNEETHWCYEKGLADYLKQSLPSDYFPDEPFVGEFASEEATADWALAWSATTNSGLSESYVNLIPTAQGGTHVNGLRSGLYDALSEFCELRNLLPRGVKLTADDLWEPCQYVLSVKMKEPQFAGQTKERLSSRQMASFVGNVVKDAFALWLNQHRSQGEIIAAFAIERAQKRLRQAKQVARKRISQGPALPGKLADCLQQDLSQAELFLVEGDSAGGSAKQARNKDYQAILPLRGKILNSWEVDSSEVLASQEIHDISVAIGVDPGSQDLSGLRYGKLCILADADSDGAHIATLLCALFLRHFKPLVQAGHVFVAMPPLYRIDAGKEVQYALDDEEKQKIVEKFSKTSKAKINVQRFKGLGEMNPMQLRETTMDPNTRRLIQLTLDDEEATLALMDMMLAKKRAADRKVWLETKGNLAEV; encoded by the coding sequence ATGTCTGAAAACTACACAGCTGACGCGATAGAGGTGTTAAGTGGTCTTGAACCTGTTCAACGCCGCCCAGGTATGTATACTGACACGACACGACCTAACCACTTGGCCCAGGAAGTAATTGACAATAGTGTTGATGAAGTGATTGCCGGCTTTGCCAGTCAAATCATCGTTATTCTTCATGAAGATGGTTCCGTCGAAGTGGAAGATAATGGTCGCGGTATGCCAGTTGATCTTCACCCTCAACTCGGTTTAAGTGGTGTCGAAGTGATTATGACCCGTCTTCATGCGGGCGGTAAATTTTCAGACAAAAATTACAGTTTCTCTGGCGGCTTGCACGGCGTGGGCGTTTCTGTAGTGAACGCATTATCAGAACGCGTGGATGTGACCATCAAGCGCAATGGTATCATGTATAGTATGGTCTTTGCCAATGGCGATAAAATTCAAGAGTTAAATGAAATTGGCGTAACCAAAAAACGCGATACCGGCACTATTATTCGTTTTTGGCCAAACGCGAAATATTTTGATACCACCAAAATTTCTGTAAAACACCTGGGTCATGTTCTTCGTGCTAAAGCGGTTTTATGCCCTGGTTTGTCGATGACCTTCATTAACAAGGCCACTAACGAAGAAACTCATTGGTGTTACGAAAAAGGATTGGCGGATTACTTAAAACAATCCTTGCCTTCAGATTATTTTCCTGATGAGCCTTTTGTTGGGGAATTTGCCAGTGAAGAGGCAACAGCGGATTGGGCCCTTGCATGGTCAGCCACTACCAACAGCGGGTTAAGCGAAAGTTATGTTAATTTAATTCCCACGGCTCAAGGCGGTACACATGTCAATGGACTACGTTCAGGACTGTATGATGCCTTGTCTGAATTTTGTGAATTACGAAATTTATTACCAAGAGGCGTGAAATTAACAGCAGACGACCTCTGGGAACCTTGCCAATATGTTCTGTCTGTAAAAATGAAAGAGCCTCAATTTGCAGGACAAACCAAAGAACGCCTTAGTTCTCGCCAAATGGCAAGTTTCGTGGGCAATGTCGTCAAAGATGCCTTCGCACTCTGGCTCAATCAACATCGAAGCCAAGGTGAAATCATTGCAGCCTTTGCGATTGAACGCGCACAAAAACGTCTTAGACAAGCAAAACAGGTAGCACGTAAACGTATTAGCCAAGGCCCTGCTCTTCCCGGAAAATTAGCAGATTGCCTGCAACAGGATTTAAGTCAGGCAGAATTATTTTTAGTGGAAGGAGATTCAGCAGGAGGCTCAGCCAAACAAGCACGTAATAAAGATTATCAGGCAATCCTGCCTTTACGTGGAAAGATTCTAAACTCCTGGGAAGTTGACTCCTCTGAAGTGCTTGCTTCTCAAGAGATTCACGATATCTCTGTTGCTATTGGTGTCGATCCGGGCTCTCAGGATCTTTCTGGTCTTCGTTATGGCAAACTTTGTATTCTGGCTGATGCGGACTCAGATGGTGCTCACATCGCTACTTTGCTATGTGCTCTATTTTTACGTCATTTCAAGCCTTTAGTTCAGGCAGGCCATGTTTTTGTTGCCATGCCCCCACTTTACCGTATTGATGCTGGAAAAGAGGTACAGTACGCCCTGGATGATGAAGAAAAACAAAAAATAGTAGAGAAGTTTAGTAAAACCTCGAAAGCGAAGATCAATGTTCAACGTTTTAAAGGTCTTGGTGAAATGAACCCCATGCAATTGAGAGAAACGACCATGGATCCTAATACTCGACGTTTGATCCAGCTAACTCTAGACGATGAAGAAGCTACTTTAGCGCTCATGGACATGATGCTCGCTAAGAAACGAGCAGCTGATCGCAAAGTCTGGTTGGAAACTAAAGGAAATCTAGCAGAAGTATAA